A genomic region of Fusarium falciforme chromosome 4, complete sequence contains the following coding sequences:
- a CDS encoding Elongation of fatty acids protein has product MAEHLYLLGSAPDSSLFSFPPTNAPAPIPPVDVATSILRPFNIPGHIYTAALDAKVPLTIATLYAVTVKSLNIYNKSHGKKPWAISKTGPFHVFVVLHNVFLAVYSAWTFWGMLGGMRRSILNPMGPQGLAGTADSFCRLHGSQGLGNSVYYNETSSTFVTISEHAPIVNGLPSGTEAGRLWNEGLAYYGWIFYLSKFYEVLDTFIILAKGKLSSTLQTYHHAGAMMCMWAGMRYMSAPIWMFVLVNSFIHSLMYFYYTLTAFSIRVPTPIKRTLTSMQITQFLVGASYAMAHSFVSYTVPITITRTQTNGDVAAATSSDSTLETVAASAIESLRQFIWGAAEAAGGEPVVSQAAGAHSTVTTETRYITQPCVTTTGETFAIWLNVLYLAPLTYLFVSFFIASYVKRSNAAGKISRKGAAPDVNVNVALAEKAGWDAAKGIEKEIYNGENMVNNSSDEASRASTPKKSNGKSRRKA; this is encoded by the exons ATGGCCGAGCATCTTTACCTCCTGGGTTCGGCGCCCGATTCCAGCCTCTTCAGCTTTCCTCCCACAAATGCGCCGGCCCCAATCCCTCCTGTCGACGTTGCCACATCCATTCTGCGCCCATTCAACATCCCTGGGCACATCTACACAGCTGCCCTCGACGCCAAGGTTCCCTTGACCATTGCTACCCTCTACGCCGTCACCGTCAAGAGCCTCAACATCTACAACAAGTCTCACGGCAAGAAGCCCTGGGCAATCAGCAAGACCGGTCCCTTCCACGTCTTTGTCGTCCTCCACAACGTCTTTCTCGCCGTCTACTCGGCATGGACTTTCTGGGGTATGCTCGGTGGCATGAGGAGGAGCATTCTGAACCCAATGGGTCCTCAGGGTCTTGCCGGTACCGCTGACAGCTTCTGCCGCCTTCACGGCTCACAGGGTCTTGGAAACTCTGTCTACTACAACGAGACCTCGAGCACATTTGTTACTATTTCTGAACATGCCCCCATCGTCAATGGCCTTCCCAGTGGCACAGAAGCGGGCCGTCTCTGGAACGAGGGCCTGGCTTACTATGGCTGGATCTTCTATCTTAGCAAGTTCtacgaggtcctcgacaccttcatcatcctcgccaaggGAAAGCTCAGCTCTACTCTGCAGACCTACCACCACGCCGGTGCTATGATGTGCATGTGGGCTGGCATGCGCTATATGTCTGCTCCCATCTGGATGTTTGTCCTGGTTAACTCGTTCATTCATTCTCTGATG TACTTCTATTACACTCTGACTGCTTTCTCGATTCGGGTCCCTACTCCCATCAAGCGGACCCTCACCTCGATGCAAATTACTCAGTTCCTTGTTGGCGCCTCTTACGCCATGGCTCACTCCTTCGTCTCTTACACGgttcccatcaccatcactcgCACGCAGACAAACGGCGATGTGGCTGCTGCTACTTCATCCGACTCGACTCTCGAGACGGTTGCTGCTAGCGCCATTGAGTCGCTTAGGCAATTTATCTGGGGAGccgctgaggctgctggcggTGAGCCCGTCGTCTCCCAAGCTGCCGGTGCCCACAGCACCGTGACCACTGAGACTCGGTACATCACTCAGCCTTGCGTCACCACCACCGGCGAGACCTTTGCCATCTGGCTCAATGTGTTGTACCTCGCCCCTCTGACGTACCTGTTCGTCAGCTTTTTCATTGCCAGCTATGTCAAGCGCAGCAACGCTGCGGGCAAGATCTCTCGGAAGGGCGCTGCCCCCGATGTTAATGTCAACGTCGCCCTcgccgagaaggctggcTGGGACGCTGCCAAGGGCATCGAGAAGGAGATCTACAATGGCGAGAACATGGTCAACAACTCTTCTGATGAGGCCTCGCGGGCTTCAACTCCCAAGAAGTCCAATGGCAAGTCTCGAAGAAAGGCTTAA
- a CDS encoding FYVE-type domain-containing protein, whose amino-acid sequence MAADLIMPTIPGDQQSRHFFPQQRSQHNQSYQISVGPQISPINTHESTSPDSISSNPASPRAYQQARQVRPMYMPAALRPNLFPSKAQNKSMDDAASASSTESDTTLRRTNSSIMNLPGMSVFGNRLSRVSTGDSTRSSLDGDFDLEMFPEVTALPSRKHWKPDYQSSVCDDPTCKRTFSYFTRRHHCRKCGNIFCDFHSTFAAPLDQDAKFNPRAPVSRTCRHCFEEFKNWYSRNSSRASSAASSDAPNPVKSTPIAAGGQGDALELPRGPEVAASVPRDWNWSTF is encoded by the exons ATGGCTGCCGACCTCATCATGCCCACTATCCCGGGCGACCAGCAATCCCGCCATTTCTTCCCTCAGCAGCGCTCCCAGCACAACCAGTCGTATCAAATCTCAGTCGGCCCTCAGATTTCGCCCATCAACACGCACGAATCTACAAGCCCCGACTCCATTTCGTCAAACCCCGCCTCGCCGAGAGCTTATCAACAAGCGCGTCAAGTCCGCCCCATGTACATGCCTGCAGCTCTCCGTCCCAACCTGTTCCCTTCCAAGGCTCAGAACAAGTCTATGGATGATGCCGCTTCCGCCTCGAGCACCGAGTCCGACACCACACTGCGACGCACCAACAGCAGCATCATGAACCTCCCCGGCATGTCTGTTTTTGGCAACCGACTTTCTCGCGTCTCTACAGGCGACAGCACCCGAAGCAGCCTCGACGGCGACTTCGATCTCGAAATGTTCCCCGAGGTGACAGCCCTGCCCAGCCGGAAACACTGGAAG CCCGACTATCAATCCTCTGTCTGCGACGATCCGACTTGCAAGCGCACCTTCAGCTACTTTACCCGCCGCCATCACTGCCGAAAGTGTGGCAACATCTTCTGCGACTTTCACTCAACCTTTGCTGCTCCTCTCGACCAGGACGCCAAGTTCAATCCTCGGGCTCCCGTTTCCCGTACCTGTCGTCACTGCTTCGAGGAGTTCAAGAACTGGTACAGCCGCAACAGCAGCCGAGCTTCCAGCGCCGCATCCTCGGATGCCCCCAACCCCGTCAAGTCCACTCCCATTGCCGCCGGCGGACAGGGTGATGCCCTCGAGCTTCCCCGAGGACCTGAGGTTGCTGCCAGTGTACCTAGGGATTGGAACTGGAGCACCTTCTAA